A single genomic interval of Pyrus communis chromosome 5, drPyrComm1.1, whole genome shotgun sequence harbors:
- the LOC137734471 gene encoding cation/H(+) antiporter 15-like, whose amino-acid sequence MGSKAHCLPFEQNASKGIWAGDNPLDYPYPLTLAQIILVVLTSRLLYCFLRPLGQTRYVCNLLAGIILGPSLLGYNKAFKDKILFGGKEVPLHEVYLVIPNGPPLGSAIVHKTEYVVSEFLLPLFFFRIGFDINVYSVEDWTSFTKIQLLIVVSYVAKIVGGYCWPKYDRWHTPIQRQCAIILTVYGGDPSRQRLVLSDELAPLLFQRGCVFRFSLGGADDREVLAYAERMSCNPNVGIMVFRITLQSTSKEGTEAELQEAKLDEALVNEFRLKNMGNHMLLWREIEVHDGVQLMDAVMNSQGEYNLVMVGRRHSDMTLRDEEMAAFVENAELGVIGDIVASSDFCSGTSGIILGSSLLGGKRPFEDKLFAAKVNPLFDTMAMLAAIYSVFIVTLKYDLSLIRMTAKDSIKVGLVASFLPSVVTLSLLYLLGSAIHGNSPMGKYFKYFMTVFISFSFFPVIAQALDDLNLMTSELGQFAMSTAVVNDVIQWTLTTFYLIMMQQNISSHGVQGFLTFLALIIFAVYIIRPIILWIISNTPDGEEVKEVYVVAIQLGVLVMAFICDSLGATATMGAVILGLVIPEGPPLGTTLVHKTETLVSEFLLPMFFFRIGYSVDVYSISDWVRFSQLQILITVSYFTKIVGITAAALWCKFGLKNSLMLSMAMSTKGIIETTLLNRWRNSKAIDDQTFLQIVLSMLGITMVVTPLLRFSYNPQIRLGASSESFRLRSIQSMPRNSGKFCVLCCFHNEESIRNLITLLEASNPTEASPICAYVIHAVELMRGAIPRLVPHKKLSLKTPTHQMMRAFENYSQNSKGLVMIHAFNLIAPYKSMHETLFRLAHDKHIPLIIIPFHDHHVTADLSLTSAIRQFNINVQKHSQCTVGILVDRGSPCRVSLTHFSHNVAVFFIGGPDDREALAYAERMLGNLDVQMTVLRIILRNKLKAGNQEERIEAKLDESLVEDFRLRNRGNNRLSWLDIEVEDSVQVMRSIKNMEGDYDLVMVGRRHAEISLRDEEMVEFVEHAELGVIGDMLASSDFCGGTVNVLVMQESRELGCGAFHRDWAKDSKKESSFIAIH is encoded by the exons ATGGGATCAAAAGCTCATTGTCTACCATTTGAACAGAATGCCTCCAAAGGCATTTGGGCAGGAGATAATCCTTTAGATTATCCGTATCCTCTAACTCTGGCGCAAATCATCCTCGTCGTTCTCACCTCTAGACTGCTTTATTGTTTTCTAAGACCCTTGGGACAAACCAGATATGTCTGCAATCTCCTg GCTGGCATTATCTTGGGGCCTTCTCTGTTAGGGTACAACAAGGCATTCAAAGACAAAATACTTTTCGGAGGAAAAGAGGTTCCATT GCATGAGGTCTACCTAGTCATTCCAAATGGACCGCCTCTTGGTTCAGCAATCGTACACAAGACTGAATACGTGGTCTCTGAATTTCTTCTTCCATTGTTCTTTTTCCGCATTGGCTTTGACATTAATGTCTACTCCGTTGAAGATTGGACGAGTTTTACCAAAATTCAGCTTCTGATTGTTGTGTCATATGTTGCAAAGATCGTGGGGG GGTATTGTTGGCCCAAGTATGACCGCTGGCATACGCCAATTCAACGCCAATGTGCAATCATACTCACCGTCTACGGTGGGGATCCTAGTCGACAAAGGCTTGTCCTGTCGGATGAGCTTGCCCCACTTCTCTTTCAACGTGGCTGTGTTTTTCGTTTTTCGTTGGGGGGGGCAGACGACCGCGAGGTCTTAGCCTACGCGGAACGCATGTCTTGCAACCCCAATGTTGGCATCATGGTGTTCAGGATAACACTTCAGAGTACATCAAAAGAAGGGACAGAAGCCGAGCTGCAGGAGGCAAAGCTGGATGAGGCGTTGGTGAACGAGTTTAGGCTAAAAAACATGGGGAATCATATGTTGTTATGGCGGGAAATTGAAGTGCATGACGGAGTACAACTTATGGATGCGGTTATGAACTCGCAGGGGGAATATAACCTCGTCATGGTGGGGAGACGGCATTCAGATATGACATTGAGGGACGAAGAAATGGCAGCGTTTGTGGAGAATGCAGAGTTGGGAGTGATCGGCGACATTGTTGCTTCCTCGGATTTTTGTAGTGGGACG AGTGGCATTATCTTGGGGTCCTCCCTTTTGGGGGGCAAAAGGCCATTCGAGGACAAACTGTTCGCAGCCAAAGTGAACCCACTTTTTGACACAATGGCTATGCTCGCTGCTATATACTCCGTATTTATAGTCACATTGAAATATGACTTATCCCTCATCAGAATGACTGCAAAAGACTCTATTAAAGTAGGTCTTGTTGCGTCCTTTTTACCTTCTGTGGTCACCTTAAGCCTCCTCTACCTGCTAGGCAGCGCCATTCATGGAAACAGTCCCATGGGAAAATACTTCAAGTACTTTATGACTGTTTTTATATCTTTCTCCTTTTTTCCGGTCATAGCTCAGGCCCTGGATGATCTCAACCTTATGACTTCTGAGTTGGGCCAATTCGCCATGTCCACCGCCGTTGTCAACGATGTGATCCAATGGACCTTAACAACATTTTATCTCATAATGATGCAACAAAATATATCAAGCCATGGAGTTCAGGGTTTTCTTACCTTCTTGGCATTGATAATCTTTGCAGTCTATATCATACGCCCCATTATCCTGTGGATTATCAGCAATACCCCAGACGGAGAGGAAGTAAAGGAAGTTTACGTAGTTGCGATACAACTTGGGGTTTTAGTCATGGCATTTATCTGTGACTCCTTAGGCGCAACGGCTACTATGGGTGCTGTAATTCTAGGGTTAGTCATACCAGAAGGACCTCCTCTTGGAACAACATTAGTCCACAAGACTGAAACCTTGGTCTCCGAATTTCTTCTGCCAATGTTCTTTTTTCGCATTGGCTACAGTGTAGATGTGTATTCGATTAGTGATTGGGTGAGATTTTCTCAACTTCAGATTCTTATTACCGTGTCGTATTTTACGAAGATTGTGGGAATTACGGcagctgcattgtggtgcaaatTTGGGTTGAAGAATAGTTTAATGCTTAGCATGGCGATGAGTACCAAGGGTATAATTGAGACTACCCTTTTAAATCGATGGAGGAACTCGAAG GCCATTGATGATCAAACTTTTCTTCAAATTGTGTTGTCGATGTTGGGGATAACCATGGTCGTAACACCATTGCTACGATTCTCATACAATCCTCAAATCCGGTTAGGAGCATCAAGCGAATCTTTTCGCCTCAGAAGTATCCAATCCATGCCAAGAAACTCAGGAAAATTTTGTGTTCTTTGTTGTTTTCACAACGAAGAAAGCATCCGCAACCTGATTACCCTGCTGGAAGCCTCAAACCCTACAGAAGCAAGCCCAATTTGCGCCTACGTTATACATGCAGTCGAGCTCATGAGGGGTGCCATTCCCCGACTTGTTCCTCACAAGAAGTTAAGCTTAAAGACACCAACCCATCAAATGATGCGAGCTTTTGAAAATTACTCACAAAACTCTAAAGGGCTGGTCATGATCCATGCCTTCAATTTGATCGCTCCCTATAAAAGCATGCACGAGACGTTATTCCGTCTTGCGCATGACAAGCACATTCCTCTCATCATCATTCCGTTCCATGATCACCACGTTACGGCTGACCTTAGTTTGACTTCCGCCATACGGCAATTCAACATCAATGTACAAAAACATAGCCAATGTACAGTTGGAATACTAGTTGACAGAGGCTCACCTTGTCGGGTGAGCTTGACACATTTCTCCCACAATGTAGCTGTGTTTTTCATTGGCGGGCCAGATGATCGCGAGGCATTGGCCTACGCAGAACGAATGTTAGGCAACTTGGATGTGCAAATGACGGTGTTGAGGATCATCTTGCGAAATAAACTAAAAGCAGGCAACCAAGAGGAGCGGATAGAGGCCAAGCTTGACGAGTCGTTGGTTGAAGATTTTAGGCTACGAAACAGGGGGAATAATCGCTTGAGTTGGCTTGACATTGAGGTGGAAGACAGCGTGCAGGTTATGAGGTCCATTAAAAATATGGAGGGCGATTATGACCTTGTGATGGTAGGGAGAAGGCATGCGGAAATCTCATTGAGGGACGAAGAAATGGTGGAATTCGTGGAGCACGCGGAGCTGGGAGTGATTGGAGACATGCTAGCTTCTTCAGATTTCTGTGGTGGAACGGTGAATGTGTTGGTTATGCAAGAGAGCAGGGAGTTAGGTTGTGGGGCTTTTCATAGGGACTGGGCAAAGGATTCAAAGAAAGAATCAAGCTTCATCGCTATTCACTAA